One window of the Chryseobacterium camelliae genome contains the following:
- a CDS encoding adenylate kinase: MIPLEHLGTRICIIGPSSGGKSTLARALGEKLQIEVCHLDQLAHLPGTDWKPRDRDLFRKDHNRFLSENDAWIMEGNYSFLMQERLAAATAVIWLDFKVTGSVVRYIIRSLKNSHSRPGNLEGATRQFSWSLIRYIMFRAPKNRGKYRELITSSNVRLLYLNSFRELKDYYRFWKLKR; the protein is encoded by the coding sequence ATGATACCGTTAGAGCATTTAGGAACAAGAATCTGTATTATCGGGCCCAGTTCAGGGGGAAAATCTACCCTGGCAAGAGCACTGGGAGAAAAATTACAGATTGAGGTCTGCCATCTCGATCAGCTGGCGCATCTGCCGGGAACGGATTGGAAGCCCAGGGACCGGGATCTGTTCAGGAAAGATCATAACCGGTTTCTGTCAGAAAATGATGCATGGATCATGGAAGGAAATTACAGTTTTTTGATGCAGGAGCGTTTGGCTGCTGCCACAGCGGTTATATGGCTGGATTTTAAAGTGACCGGTTCTGTAGTACGGTATATTATACGTTCATTGAAAAATTCTCATTCGCGGCCGGGAAACCTTGAAGGGGCAACCCGGCAGTTCAGCTGGTCGCTGATCCGGTATATCATGTTCAGGGCGCCTAAAAATCGAGGGAAATACAGAGAGCTGATAACAAGCAGCAACGTCCGGTTGCTGTATTTAAATTCGTTCCGGGAACTGAAGGACTATTACCGTTTCTGGAAATTAAAAAGATAA
- a CDS encoding LytR/AlgR family response regulator transcription factor codes for MITCIIVDDEPLAIELLESHLKKIDTLQLVGKARNAIEARAILREQPVDLIFLDIQMPHLSGIDLMKSLAVKPKVIFTTAFREFAVEGFELEAVDYILKPITFERFFRAVDKVVRNTTIEKPESAIMIRSEGINRKIRTDDIIFIESQGNDVKLYLTHTAYLTKNTITDLAERLSVEGFIRIHRSFLFNPRYVTGYTNADIVMGNYTIPVGRNYRAEFNAFVDTYSKTK; via the coding sequence ATGATTACATGCATCATCGTTGATGACGAGCCGCTGGCTATCGAGCTATTGGAAAGCCATCTGAAAAAAATTGATACGCTCCAGCTGGTCGGGAAAGCCAGGAATGCCATAGAAGCGCGTGCAATTCTCCGGGAACAGCCTGTAGACCTTATATTCCTGGATATCCAGATGCCTCATTTAAGCGGGATCGACCTGATGAAATCGCTGGCTGTGAAACCGAAGGTAATTTTCACCACTGCTTTCAGGGAATTTGCTGTTGAAGGTTTCGAGCTTGAAGCCGTAGATTATATTCTTAAACCGATTACTTTTGAACGGTTTTTCAGGGCTGTTGACAAAGTAGTAAGAAATACCACCATTGAAAAGCCTGAAAGTGCGATCATGATCAGATCTGAGGGAATTAACAGAAAGATCAGAACGGATGATATTATATTCATTGAAAGCCAGGGTAATGATGTAAAATTATACCTGACCCATACAGCTTACCTGACTAAAAATACAATTACGGATTTGGCAGAACGGCTTTCTGTCGAAGGTTTTATAAGGATCCACCGTTCGTTCCTGTTTAACCCGAGGTATGTTACCGGCTATACCAATGCTGACATTGTTATGGGTAATTATACGATCCCTGTAGGAAGGAATTACAGAGCAGAATTTAACGCATTTGTTGACACTTATTCTAAAACAAAATAA
- a CDS encoding VOC family protein, with amino-acid sequence MKAKLSDVILYVRDVDNLKKFYAEHFGLQVIEEDSVWALLDVGNSSLGLHRMGDQYLQQSDFNHPSDNNTKIVFEIDQDIRTARAGMISRGIKMKEIKTFESYDFWLCDGRDPEGNVFQLKSRKANSSDHDPY; translated from the coding sequence ATGAAAGCAAAATTGTCTGATGTGATCCTTTATGTAAGGGACGTCGATAATTTGAAAAAATTCTATGCCGAGCATTTCGGCCTTCAGGTAATCGAAGAAGACTCTGTATGGGCATTGCTTGATGTAGGAAATAGTTCTCTCGGCCTGCACAGGATGGGTGACCAATACCTGCAGCAATCAGATTTTAACCATCCGTCTGATAATAATACCAAAATTGTTTTTGAAATAGATCAGGATATCCGGACAGCAAGAGCAGGAATGATTTCGAGAGGGATAAAAATGAAGGAAATCAAGACTTTTGAATCTTATGATTTCTGGCTGTGCGACGGTAGGGATCCGGAAGGGAATGTTTTCCAGCTTAAAAGCAGAAAAGCAAACAGCTCTGATCATGACCCATATTAA
- a CDS encoding OmpA family protein, whose product MKNTAFVLVLAATVLSCNQKSKEKADATGNTEMQASEQKPQSDSTAAFDIEKIPYSNADLGTFPFFTLPKGLKEMNKPLQKDFDVCFFPINGVMKPFEGKLYKTFVQGDQGTEFSQRYFEKSMEDYLKSIGAVKIFDGTITKEEYDRYHEQDPNKGGEGDIGYDGEQIKVYVIRSKDQGNIFVQYSATNASGKLNILQEKGFKQTMSKITADDIVKDLAEKGKSILYINFDTDQSSITADGKEVVNQIAEALKKDSNLKISIEGHTDNTGDAAHNKKLSNDRANAVMTALISQGISKSRLSAKGFGAERPLVANDSEDNKAKNRRVELVKVK is encoded by the coding sequence ATGAAAAACACAGCATTTGTATTAGTTCTGGCCGCGACGGTCCTTTCTTGTAATCAGAAGTCAAAGGAAAAAGCAGATGCAACCGGCAACACAGAAATGCAGGCATCCGAACAAAAGCCGCAAAGTGACAGCACAGCTGCATTTGATATTGAAAAAATCCCCTACTCCAATGCTGACCTGGGCACATTCCCTTTTTTCACACTGCCTAAAGGGCTGAAAGAAATGAACAAACCTTTACAAAAAGATTTCGACGTATGTTTTTTTCCAATTAATGGCGTCATGAAGCCTTTTGAAGGAAAACTGTATAAAACCTTTGTGCAGGGAGATCAGGGTACTGAATTTTCTCAGCGCTATTTTGAGAAAAGCATGGAAGACTACCTGAAGTCTATAGGGGCGGTAAAAATTTTCGACGGAACCATTACCAAAGAAGAATATGACCGATATCACGAACAGGATCCTAATAAAGGGGGTGAGGGAGATATTGGCTATGATGGCGAGCAAATCAAAGTATATGTGATCCGCAGCAAAGACCAGGGCAATATCTTTGTCCAGTATTCTGCTACCAACGCATCAGGAAAGCTTAATATCTTACAGGAAAAAGGATTTAAGCAGACCATGAGTAAAATTACAGCCGATGACATTGTTAAAGACCTTGCTGAAAAAGGGAAATCCATCCTGTACATCAATTTCGATACGGACCAATCAAGCATTACGGCAGATGGTAAAGAAGTAGTCAACCAGATTGCAGAAGCGCTGAAGAAAGACAGCAATTTAAAAATTTCCATTGAAGGCCATACGGACAATACCGGAGATGCGGCGCATAATAAAAAGCTGTCGAATGACCGTGCTAATGCTGTGATGACTGCCCTGATCAGTCAAGGCATATCAAAATCACGTTTATCGGCCAAAGGTTTTGGTGCTGAACGTCCGTTGGTAGCTAATGACTCCGAAGACAATAAGGCAAAAAACCGACGTGTTGAGCTGGTTAAAGTTAAATAA
- a CDS encoding FadR/GntR family transcriptional regulator — protein MQILRKTLAQEVADRLTEEIVNGDYAVGEKLPIEPELMKIYGVGRSSIREAIKILSIQGILQVQQGVGTFIVSKNAEESLDSQMNKSNAEEIQEVRSILDAKIAAKAALHRSEKDLKTIKHYLDERGRLADEDNASECYQADINFHTAIAESCGNMLLKEIYTVACRHLMKFFEESHKNEVTFFKLSQKIHTELYEAIEKKDPETAARIAQSIVDRIY, from the coding sequence ATGCAGATCCTCAGAAAAACATTAGCACAGGAAGTAGCCGACCGATTAACAGAAGAAATTGTTAACGGCGATTATGCAGTGGGTGAGAAACTGCCGATTGAACCTGAACTTATGAAAATCTATGGTGTAGGCCGATCAAGCATCCGGGAAGCGATAAAAATACTGTCCATACAGGGAATTTTACAGGTACAGCAAGGGGTGGGAACATTTATTGTTTCCAAAAATGCCGAAGAATCATTGGATTCCCAGATGAATAAATCCAATGCCGAAGAAATTCAGGAGGTGCGTTCTATACTGGATGCAAAAATAGCTGCAAAGGCCGCCTTACATCGCAGTGAGAAAGATTTGAAAACCATTAAGCATTACCTGGATGAGCGAGGCAGGCTTGCAGATGAAGACAATGCATCCGAATGCTATCAGGCTGATATTAATTTTCATACGGCTATTGCTGAATCTTGTGGTAATATGCTTTTAAAAGAAATCTACACCGTAGCATGCAGGCATCTGATGAAATTTTTTGAAGAGAGCCATAAGAATGAGGTAACATTTTTTAAGCTTTCCCAGAAGATCCATACAGAACTTTATGAGGCGATCGAAAAGAAAGACCCTGAAACAGCAGCCCGCATTGCGCAATCTATTGTTGACAGGATCTATTAA
- a CDS encoding nuclear transport factor 2 family protein, producing the protein MTDYKNLIRDSFKAVVEDLNYDQAKVDHYFSQNYKQYVDGKELDYEGFCRHMKIQKQSLKSISIDFKTIVQENHIVFTRHIVSITTLEGRSAMIQVIAEFHIQNDKIAYCNELTHLISGDQRERDLGSRQ; encoded by the coding sequence ATGACTGATTACAAAAACTTAATTAGAGACAGCTTTAAAGCTGTGGTTGAAGATTTAAATTACGACCAGGCTAAGGTTGATCATTATTTCAGCCAAAATTACAAACAGTATGTAGATGGAAAAGAACTGGATTATGAAGGATTCTGCCGGCACATGAAAATTCAGAAGCAGTCACTTAAAAGCATTTCGATAGATTTTAAAACCATTGTCCAGGAAAATCATATTGTCTTTACCCGTCATATCGTCAGTATCACTACGCTTGAGGGCAGAAGTGCAATGATTCAGGTGATCGCGGAATTCCACATCCAGAATGATAAGATTGCATACTGCAATGAACTGACCCATCTCATCAGCGGGGACCAGCGGGAACGTGACCTGGGCTCACGACAGTAA
- a CDS encoding sensor histidine kinase has protein sequence MEKVQKDHSLSVISYQAVFWTALFLFGLAQAYSHNDDENLKEIIIYNLCHLLFQIITANIIYYFLIPGFFDRKRYALFTISTTMAIYLFSVLNRMFIVYAAEPFFSSEPQDSLRMILTDFNYLLTHYALPMITASFIFICFMHILRYKNEKQDRIRLQKEKTELELKVLKSSLNPHFLFNTLNNIYSLSINHPEETPESIAGLADIFDYVIYKGPQKMIWITDELAVIDRYMELEKLRYGNNLHIEKSVDITTENMIPPLLYLSLVENAFKHGGNANGGLTISLKLQADEMKSVFRIQNSCFGEKRDTEAGIGLKNMEEQLKLYYQDHFELNIHADEERFSVEIITPAKYDYMHHR, from the coding sequence ATGGAAAAGGTACAAAAAGATCATTCACTTTCGGTTATAAGCTACCAGGCGGTATTCTGGACGGCTCTTTTCCTGTTCGGACTTGCCCAGGCCTACAGCCATAACGATGATGAAAATTTAAAGGAAATCATCATTTATAACCTGTGTCATCTGCTGTTTCAGATCATCACGGCCAATATCATATACTATTTTCTTATCCCTGGCTTTTTCGACCGTAAACGATACGCATTGTTTACCATTAGTACAACCATGGCCATTTACCTATTCTCTGTCCTCAACCGCATGTTCATCGTTTATGCTGCCGAACCTTTTTTCTCATCCGAGCCTCAGGACAGTCTGAGAATGATTCTGACTGATTTCAATTACCTGTTGACTCATTATGCTTTGCCGATGATCACCGCATCATTTATTTTCATCTGTTTCATGCATATCCTGCGATACAAAAATGAAAAACAGGACCGCATCCGGCTGCAGAAAGAAAAAACGGAACTTGAGCTCAAAGTGCTGAAATCGAGCCTGAATCCACACTTTCTGTTCAACACCCTGAATAATATCTATTCCCTTTCTATTAATCATCCTGAAGAGACCCCTGAATCAATTGCAGGTCTTGCCGATATTTTTGACTATGTGATTTACAAAGGACCGCAAAAAATGATCTGGATTACGGATGAACTGGCAGTCATTGACCGTTATATGGAACTGGAGAAGCTCCGGTACGGCAACAATCTTCACATTGAAAAGTCTGTTGATATCACCACTGAAAACATGATCCCTCCTCTCCTATACCTTTCGCTGGTTGAAAATGCATTCAAACATGGTGGTAACGCAAATGGCGGCCTTACTATCTCGCTGAAGCTGCAGGCAGATGAGATGAAATCTGTATTCAGGATTCAAAACAGCTGTTTCGGAGAAAAACGGGATACGGAAGCGGGAATCGGGCTGAAAAATATGGAAGAGCAGCTGAAGCTGTATTATCAGGATCATTTTGAACTTAACATCCATGCAGACGAAGAGCGTTTCAGTGTGGAAATAATAACCCCTGCGAAATATGATTACATGCATCATCGTTGA
- a CDS encoding MFS transporter, which produces MEHSQSNTAQTTVIVYPILFMISFSHFLNDLIQSTIPSLYPILKGEFRLSFAQIGIITLVFQLTASIFQPFVGYYTDKKPNPRSLAIGMGLSMAGLLLLAAAHQYYVILISVALIGMGSSIFHPEASRVAQLASGGQKGLAQSIFQVGGNSGSAIGPLLVALIVLPLGQGYVGLFAVAALIGMIVLWRIGNWYAEKLALKKAVPHPETVITVQLPRRKILFAISILLALVFSKYIYLASMTNYFTFFLIDKFHISVQDSQLYLFMFLAAVAVGTLLGGRLGDRYGRKKIIWISILGAAPFTLCLPYLSLVWTIVFAVLIGLIIASAFSAILVFATDLLPNKIGLVAGLFFGFMFGMGGIGSAVLGAIADDTSIEYVFKICAFLPLMGIITAFLPNLKGAKITAGIHNQDK; this is translated from the coding sequence ATGGAACATTCACAATCTAACACCGCACAAACTACAGTAATAGTTTATCCTATCCTGTTCATGATCAGTTTCTCCCATTTTCTGAATGACCTTATTCAGTCAACGATCCCTTCTTTATATCCTATCCTGAAGGGCGAGTTCCGCTTATCATTTGCCCAGATTGGAATCATTACACTGGTATTCCAGCTTACTGCTTCCATTTTTCAACCCTTTGTCGGTTATTATACGGACAAAAAGCCCAATCCGAGATCACTGGCAATCGGCATGGGTCTTTCCATGGCGGGATTACTGCTGCTGGCGGCGGCACATCAGTATTATGTCATTCTTATTTCGGTTGCACTTATCGGCATGGGCTCATCCATATTCCATCCGGAAGCATCGAGGGTTGCCCAGCTGGCATCAGGCGGACAGAAAGGGCTTGCACAATCGATTTTCCAGGTGGGCGGAAATTCCGGAAGTGCCATAGGGCCTTTACTGGTCGCTTTGATCGTACTTCCTTTAGGCCAGGGTTATGTAGGCCTGTTTGCTGTCGCTGCGCTTATTGGCATGATCGTTTTATGGAGGATCGGAAACTGGTATGCTGAAAAGCTGGCATTAAAAAAAGCAGTTCCCCATCCAGAAACGGTCATTACCGTTCAGCTGCCGCGCAGAAAGATCCTATTCGCAATCAGCATCCTTCTGGCCCTTGTATTTTCGAAATACATTTACCTGGCTTCCATGACGAACTATTTCACGTTCTTTCTTATTGACAAGTTCCATATTTCTGTACAGGATTCCCAGTTATACCTGTTCATGTTCCTGGCAGCAGTGGCGGTAGGAACATTATTGGGAGGAAGACTGGGCGACCGCTACGGAAGAAAGAAAATCATCTGGATTTCCATATTGGGAGCAGCTCCTTTTACGCTTTGCCTGCCTTACCTGAGTTTGGTATGGACGATCGTTTTTGCAGTTCTGATCGGGCTTATTATTGCTTCCGCGTTTTCAGCCATTCTGGTGTTTGCTACTGATCTCCTGCCTAACAAAATCGGATTGGTTGCGGGACTTTTCTTCGGATTCATGTTCGGTATGGGCGGTATAGGTTCTGCCGTACTGGGGGCAATTGCAGATGACACCAGCATTGAGTATGTCTTTAAAATCTGTGCTTTCTTGCCGCTGATGGGCATTATCACCGCATTCCTTCCCAATTTGAAAGGGGCAAAAATAACTGCCGGAATCCATAATCAGGACAAATAA
- a CDS encoding SDR family oxidoreductase encodes MEKQITRRNAIGKLATTLAFAAVAPAAMAQSSKTTPKNGSGPGLTDPTTKYPRPPFKKQPQPFPGLGSKMTPVPDHGEESYVGSGRLMGRKALVTGGDSGIGRAAAIAYAREGADVAINYLPEEESDAREVIALIQKAGRKAVAIPGDIRNEAFCAQLIAQTVQQLGGLDILVNNAGYQQSHDSILDISTEEFDRTIKTNIYAPFWITKAALPHLKPGSCIIGTSSVQAYDPSENLYDYAQTKAATTSYVKSLAKQLGPKGIRVNGVAPGPVWTPLQVCGGQTQDNVQVFGKDTPLGRPGQPAELASIFVQLAASDASYATGQVYGAAGGSGQP; translated from the coding sequence ATGGAAAAGCAGATTACCAGAAGAAATGCCATTGGCAAATTAGCCACTACCCTGGCCTTTGCAGCAGTTGCTCCGGCAGCGATGGCCCAATCGAGTAAAACCACCCCTAAAAACGGTTCAGGACCGGGACTTACCGATCCTACCACCAAATATCCGAGACCCCCGTTTAAGAAGCAGCCTCAGCCGTTTCCGGGCCTCGGGAGCAAAATGACGCCTGTGCCCGATCACGGTGAAGAAAGCTATGTAGGTTCAGGAAGGCTTATGGGAAGGAAAGCCCTGGTTACCGGAGGCGACTCAGGAATCGGAAGAGCTGCCGCCATAGCATATGCCCGCGAAGGCGCCGATGTTGCGATCAACTATCTTCCGGAAGAAGAATCCGATGCAAGAGAAGTGATTGCATTAATTCAGAAAGCCGGACGTAAGGCGGTTGCAATACCTGGAGACATCCGTAATGAAGCTTTCTGCGCACAGCTGATTGCCCAGACTGTTCAACAGCTCGGAGGACTTGATATCCTTGTTAACAACGCGGGTTACCAGCAAAGCCATGATTCGATTCTTGACATCAGCACTGAGGAATTCGACAGGACCATTAAGACAAATATTTATGCTCCATTCTGGATTACCAAAGCTGCGTTACCTCATCTGAAACCGGGTTCTTGCATCATCGGGACTTCGTCTGTCCAGGCGTATGACCCGTCAGAAAACCTCTACGATTATGCACAAACCAAAGCAGCAACCACCAGCTACGTAAAGTCTCTGGCCAAGCAGCTCGGACCAAAAGGTATCCGTGTCAACGGTGTAGCACCCGGACCGGTATGGACTCCGCTTCAGGTCTGCGGCGGTCAAACCCAGGACAATGTACAGGTTTTCGGGAAAGACACTCCTCTCGGCAGACCCGGACAGCCTGCTGAATTAGCCTCTATATTTGTCCAGCTTGCTGCTTCGGATGCGAGTTATGCTACGGGACAGGTGTATGGCGCTGCGGGGGGAAGTGGGCAGCCTTAG